The window CCTTATCACAATATGTTACTTCCCCAGAAACTCTGGCTAAATGTTGCTTTAGCCTGTATATCCCTCCACTAACTACTTTCCCGCAGTAATTGCATTTaaccttcttcttcttctcatcCTGAGGAACACCATGTTCCCATCCAGGATCAGCAAACACAGAGGAGCGAGCTGGAGCCATCAACTTGACCATTCAGGAACCTATACCATAACAAAATTGGCGTTCACCTAATTCAGCCTTGTGCATGACAAGCACAATGGGATTATGGTAATCCAAAACGAAATAAGCAACAAACATAAAGTGCTGTGGCCGACACCCAAAGACTCCTAAAACAGCAGAAAATGCACttacatataattaattagttatggGGTTGAAATTCGTAGAATTGAGGAATGGCAAGACAAGGAAAGATTATTGAGAGTCAGTTTGTTTCAATATGCACCTAAACCTAAAGGAGGCTATGATAGCAAAAGTGTGGTTGTTTTGATGCATAAAGGCATTAAATATTGCAGATAAAAAGTATTACTAGCATTGTGCTTTCAGTTTCACTTTGTTACTTAGGACAAACAAGAACCACTGCATACTTAAGAATTGAAGCTAATAACAATAGACCCTTTTTAGCTTTgaagaaaacataaaagaaaaggaaaacaattACCCAAAATCGAATTCAAAACAGCTAATAGATTGCAAGTTAAAGCAATCTGCTGTCTGCATATCAAGTACATACACCCCGACACCctaaaaagagaaattattCCATCCCAACCCGATTGTAGGAAAAggaaatagtaaaaaaaaatagacagAAAAGGAAATCAAATGGCCGATAGGATTAGGATTTGGATTTGGGGTACCCCTTACCTCAATCAGAAACCAAAATGCTGTCAAATGGCATGGGttattaatttcaacaaaattacatattttgcGAAAATTTGGAGGCAAAAGAAGCTAAAACAGATGGAAAGATGAGCACGGAAGGGACGCAGGAGGTGAGAATTGGATGGGCGTTTGGGGAATGGTGAGTCACGAGTGGGAAAGGCTGGGTCATGGCTCAATGTTTTGACTCGACTCGCCCGTTTTTAATACCAGGAAACAAaatactctctctctctctctctctctctttttcttttttaatttccgGTGgttattttgaactttttctaggcaaataaaaattaagaataattatacCGCTAGTACTCGTAATGTATTCACTCCATTTGTCAGCTCCATTCAATTTCCAATACTACACTGTTgtaataccattttattttatattaatttgtgACTAATAGTAGTGGTAGTATATGGAATCATGGACTGAGTTGAGCTGATTCACTGAGTCACCCCGACTTGGTGAGTTAATGCTCTCTACGTCAGATGTCAACCCTTTCTCTTCTTAACTCTCTTAAGACAGTAAAGGAATCATTCAGTGAAGTAAATTGACAATAAAACCCAGAGGGAATTCAGACACAGAATCACTCAACGACAAACCTGACAAACAGATTCAAGGCCGCAAATTAAACTAGTGGTACAAAAATAACATGTTTATTAGAACTGTATGACTTGTAGCTCTACATGTACAAGTAAATGCAGTCGGTTCTTGGGGATACGTAAACATTTCATTCACTCTCTATCTGTTCAGGTAAATCCTAAGTGGTAATCAGTCCGCCACCGACCTCGACTACCAGTAATCTTTACAAGAACACTCCCCATCTTTGAAATGGTGAAACCGATTCCTGTCCCTGACAATTATTTCACGATCAAAAACCTTTGAGATAAGCTTGCTAGCATGGTGACAGTCTCTACAAACTCGAAGATTTTTTGTGATGCGAAAAGTTTCCCCTGTTTTTGTCTTCAACAATCCCAAGGCAATCGCAAGCTTCTCACTGTGATAGTATAAAGGGTTCTCCCTTTCCTCCTCATCAAGGTCATGTACTACTCCTTCAGTGTCAGGAACGTACCCAACAGATCTTATACATTCCAGCATCTCATCAACTTTGGAATATATCTCTTTAGTTTCAGAATGCGCCCTTCCTCCAGCAATAAATTCATTAACAACACCTTCCAATTCAATGACAGAGAAGCCAGGAACCTTCTTCACTCCTCTGTCATTCATCATTCTCCTCACATTAGCCACATCTTCCCATCTGCCGGTGTTGGCATACAGATTAGCCAATAACACATAGCGTCCACTATTCTCCGGCTCCAGTTCAATTACTCTCTTTCCTATCTGCTCTCCCAGCTCAATATTTCCATGGATCCTACAAGCCCCAAAAAGAGCACCTAGTACACCTACGTCAGGGCTCATGGGCATCTGATCAATTAGCTTTTTTGCGTCATCTAGTAATCCAGCTCTTCCAAGCAAATCAACCATGCATCCATAATGCTCCATTCTGCGTTCAATTGCATGAACTTCAGTCATGTAGTGGAAGTAATAGCGGCCTTCCTCAACCAACCCTGAATGAGCACATGCACTAAGGATATTCACAAAGGTAATGTTATCGGGAGCCACCCCTTCCTTCTCCATCTCCTTGAAAAGCGCAATGGCAGCCTCCCCCTTTCCATGCATTGCAAAGCCTCCAATCATGCAATTCCACGAAGAAATCCCCCTACAAGTCAGACCTTTAAAAGTTTCATAAGCTTTTTCCAAGCACCCGCATTTGCAGTACATGTCAATAATAGTTGTAGCAAGTTTTGCGTCGAGTTCAATCCTACTATCTTGGATATATCCATGTATCCACTTGCCTTGCTCAAGTGCTCCTAACCCGGTACACGCTGACAACATACTAGCTGCCACGAACTTATCCAGCACCACCTTCTCAGCCCTCATCCTATTAAACAAAGCAAAAGCTTCATGAAAGCGGTTGCTCTGCACATAAGCAGCAATCATGGCGTTCCAAGAAACGGAATTCCTTTCCTGCATTAgctcaaaaatctcaaaagcCTCGTCAACAAGACCTAATTGAGCATACCCACTTATTAAAGTGGTCCAAGAAACAACATCTCTGGTAGGCATCATCTCAAAGACCTTCCTAGCTTTCTCCAAAGCCTGGAAATTTACATACATATGTATCAAATTGTTGAGACAAAAGGTATCTGCGGCAAACCCGAACTTAAATACGTGGGCATGGATTTGGCTCCCTTGTTCAATGGCATTAGCAAGGGAACAAGCTCGTATGAGACAAGGGAAAGTGAATTTATTAGGAAAAACAGAGTGTTGCAACATTTGCAAGTAGAAAAGAATGCAGTGGGTAGGTTGTTGGCGTTGCAAGTAACCTCTGATGAGGGTATTGTAAATGAAAGCATCAGGCTGAGGCAATGTATCGAACAGGTGCAGGCCATAGTCGAGATGTCCGTTTTCGGAGATGGCACAGAACTTGATGATGCGGCCCATGGCATCATTGTCAGCGGAAAGGCCGAGCTTGATGAGGTGGGAGTGGTGTTGCTTGAGGTGGGCCATGGAGGAGCATGTTTGTAGGGCTTCAAGTGGTGAATGGAGGCGTGGCTTTGATGGGGCGTGCCCAGCGGAGGAGAGCGGAGTGGCTTGAAGGAGCTGGAAGGAGCTCATATCTGAAAACCAAAGCAATAAGCCTGAATCTGAATCTGCATGCTAATTGGTGAGCAAAACGAAACTCACAATTGCAACAAATCCCTTGAGCTAGTATCGCTTATCTATCTTCCTTCACCCTTCGCCCTTCACACTTGGGGTTGGCATCTGTCATAAGTCTCAAGGTAAGAAAAATTGTTTGAAGTAGAACAAAAGATTGGGGCTGCCTTTTGTTAACATGAAGGAACATTGATATATACCATATGGCATGAAGAAATTATAAACGGATAAGgtttcttgttttatttttatttatgggaaaaaagaaaatttggaaaaattagttttgtatatattcaataataatttgatagaTTAATACTACAACATAACATTGGCGTAAATTAAGTCAAAAACAGCCGATGAACATTTGATGAGCGGGGAATTCATTTCGGGCAACTGCTGGACTCTCTTTCAATCGCAGACCATGATTCCCGCTTCCTCTTCATCCCAAGCCATACGACCCTCTGCCTAAACTTACACTTTTCCAGCACCAAATCTACTCCTATATAAGGAATGCCCTTTCCATGTTCAAGTCTCCATCCCATTGCTGGGGAATCATCAACTTTTATATATCAACCAAAATGAACAGAGTTGCTATTGGGGGTGTCTCCTTTATCCTTGTCGTAGGTGTATGCATTGGTCTTATAGCTAGTGTAACCCACAAAAACGGCTCCAATGACACTACTGAGAAAGATGTCTTGTCCACTACTTCCAAGTCCGTTGCTGCCATTTGCTCCCCGACCCAGTTCAAGCAGGCATGCGTCGATACCCTCGGCTCAGTCGCCAACAACGAGAGCGCAGTCCCAAAAGATTTTATTCAGGCAGCCATTCATGTCACCCTTCAGGAGCTGCAAGCAGCCCTTAACAAATCAGGTTCCATATTTGGGAGTGCTGTGAGTGATAAAACTGTCAAAATGGCCAAAGACGATTGCGACGAATTGTTGCAATATGCTGTCGATGAGCTACAAGCCTCCTTTTCAGTGGTAGGCGACAGCGACTTGCATAACATGGAGCAAAGAGAGGCTGAGATCAAGAACTGGTTAAACGCTGTGATATCATTCCA is drawn from Theobroma cacao cultivar B97-61/B2 chromosome 4, Criollo_cocoa_genome_V2, whole genome shotgun sequence and contains these coding sequences:
- the LOC18603769 gene encoding pentatricopeptide repeat-containing protein At5g66520, with product MSSFQLLQATPLSSAGHAPSKPRLHSPLEALQTCSSMAHLKQHHSHLIKLGLSADNDAMGRIIKFCAISENGHLDYGLHLFDTLPQPDAFIYNTLIRGYLQRQQPTHCILFYLQMLQHSVFPNKFTFPCLIRACSLANAIEQGSQIHAHVFKFGFAADTFCLNNLIHMYVNFQALEKARKVFEMMPTRDVVSWTTLISGYAQLGLVDEAFEIFELMQERNSVSWNAMIAAYVQSNRFHEAFALFNRMRAEKVVLDKFVAASMLSACTGLGALEQGKWIHGYIQDSRIELDAKLATTIIDMYCKCGCLEKAYETFKGLTCRGISSWNCMIGGFAMHGKGEAAIALFKEMEKEGVAPDNITFVNILSACAHSGLVEEGRYYFHYMTEVHAIERRMEHYGCMVDLLGRAGLLDDAKKLIDQMPMSPDVGVLGALFGACRIHGNIELGEQIGKRVIELEPENSGRYVLLANLYANTGRWEDVANVRRMMNDRGVKKVPGFSVIELEGVVNEFIAGGRAHSETKEIYSKVDEMLECIRSVGYVPDTEGVVHDLDEEERENPLYYHSEKLAIALGLLKTKTGETFRITKNLRVCRDCHHASKLISKVFDREIIVRDRNRFHHFKDGECSCKDYW